CTAGAGAAAAATGGAGAGAGCATGGAACCCAAGTGTTGAGATGTCACCCAACTGTCCACGTTGTGGATCTTCCAACACCAAGTTCTGCTACTACAACAACTACAGCCTCACTCAGCCCAGGTACTTCTGCAAAGGTTGCCGGAGGTACTGGACGAAAGGTGGCTCTCTCCGGAATGTCCCCGTCGGCGGCGGTTGCCGGAAAAACAGGCGGGGCAAGACCATACGTATATCCTCCAGCGCTGCTACTTCATCAGCTTACCTTGCCGCTGCCAGCAGCCCTTTTGGGAGTGGATTGTCGTGTGGTTCTATGTTGAGAGACAGCAATAGTTCCTTGGCCGATCCAAGTAGCTCGTCTAATGGCAGCTCGCATATTGATCTTGCCCTCGTCTATGCGAATTACTTGAATCAGAAGCCCGAACCGGCACACGAAGAGTTGGCCGGTGGTGAATCCGATCACCACGACAG
The sequence above is drawn from the Eucalyptus grandis isolate ANBG69807.140 chromosome 11, ASM1654582v1, whole genome shotgun sequence genome and encodes:
- the LOC104427544 gene encoding dof zinc finger protein DOF3.5-like, yielding MERAWNPSVEMSPNCPRCGSSNTKFCYYNNYSLTQPRYFCKGCRRYWTKGGSLRNVPVGGGCRKNRRGKTIRISSSAATSSAYLAAASSPFGSGLSCGSMLRDSNSSLADPSSSSNGSSHIDLALVYANYLNQKPEPAHEELAGGESDHHDSQPLANSKQVHDLDNVELMHGNELLGCEFISELFSETHLSNGNNQMYHQPHHQAGDSNNLNGIIDQIQSCDGGDASYFGGLPPLPSQGGGTWLNDPDHLMMNHGFASTELMPVLGPEANPDLLASNWREFDTSIQDATFSGN